A window of the Thermoanaerobaculia bacterium genome harbors these coding sequences:
- the efp gene encoding elongation factor P produces MQANALRAGMCVLHNNEVCSIMSVTHRTPGNLRAFVQVRMRNLKNGNSFEHRFASTESVERAILDTIPMEYLYSDGDMHHFMSQENYEQVTLSNDALGDTLLYILPNSVIKVDFYEGMPVGVELPNTVILEIVDTEPGMKGATASSSYKPAKMQTGLVVQIPPFVESGAKIEIDTRENKYLRRV; encoded by the coding sequence ATGCAGGCCAACGCCTTGCGCGCCGGAATGTGCGTGCTGCACAACAACGAAGTCTGCTCCATCATGTCGGTCACCCACCGCACGCCCGGGAACCTCCGGGCCTTCGTCCAGGTGCGGATGAGGAACTTGAAGAACGGCAACAGCTTCGAGCATCGCTTCGCCTCGACCGAATCGGTCGAGCGCGCCATCCTCGACACGATTCCGATGGAATACCTCTACTCCGACGGCGACATGCACCACTTCATGAGCCAGGAGAACTACGAGCAGGTCACCCTCTCGAACGACGCGCTCGGCGACACCTTGCTCTACATCCTGCCCAACAGCGTGATCAAGGTCGACTTCTACGAGGGAATGCCGGTCGGCGTCGAGCTCCCCAACACGGTCATCCTCGAAATCGTCGACACCGAGCCCGGGATGAAGGGCGCAACGGCCTCGTCCAGCTACAAACCCGCCAAGATGCAGACCGGACTGGTCGTCCAGATCCCGCCCTTCGTCGAATCCGGCGCCAAGATCGAGATCGACACCCGCGAGAACAAGTACCTGCGGCGGGTCTGA